A window from Candidatus Binatia bacterium encodes these proteins:
- the atpD gene encoding F0F1 ATP synthase subunit beta: MANANGKKGSTEGNIGEIIQVIGPTVDVRFEPERLPKILNALTIQDPDRGIDLTVEVALHIGDEVVRCVAMSSTDGVTRGMAVRDTGGPITVPVGRQTLGRVFNLLGETIDQSGPVSEPGKRLPIHRAPPSFEEQETVTRIFETGIKVVDLLAPYAKGGKIGLFGGAGLGKTVILQELIRNIATEHGGFSVFSGVGERTREGNDLWLEMKESGVIDKTVMVFGQMNEPPGARLRVALTGVTMAEYFRDQENQDVLFFVDNIFRFTQAGSEVSALLGRMPSAVGYQPTLSTEMGALQERITSTKRGSITSVQAIYVPADDLTDPAPATTFTHLDATTVLSRRISELGIYPAVDPLDSTSRILDPNIVGEEHYNLARAVQKILQRYKELQDIIAILGIDELSDDDKLIVARARKIQRFLSQPFFVAEPFTGTPGKYVKLEDTIRSFQRIVAGDCDHIPEQAFYMMGTIDDVFAKAEQMGVTAGV; this comes from the coding sequence ATGGCGAACGCGAACGGCAAGAAGGGCAGCACCGAAGGCAACATCGGCGAGATCATCCAGGTCATCGGACCCACGGTGGACGTGCGGTTCGAGCCGGAGCGGCTCCCGAAGATCCTGAACGCGCTGACCATCCAGGATCCCGACAGGGGAATCGACCTCACCGTCGAGGTGGCGCTCCACATCGGGGACGAAGTGGTGCGCTGCGTCGCCATGTCCTCGACCGACGGCGTCACGCGCGGCATGGCCGTGCGCGACACGGGCGGCCCGATCACCGTGCCGGTCGGCCGTCAGACCCTCGGCCGCGTCTTCAACCTGCTCGGGGAGACGATCGATCAGTCGGGCCCCGTGTCGGAGCCCGGGAAGCGCCTCCCGATCCACCGCGCGCCGCCGTCGTTCGAGGAGCAGGAGACCGTGACCCGGATCTTCGAGACCGGCATCAAGGTCGTCGACCTGCTCGCGCCGTACGCCAAGGGCGGGAAGATCGGCCTCTTCGGAGGCGCCGGACTCGGCAAGACCGTCATCCTTCAGGAGCTGATCCGGAACATCGCCACCGAGCACGGCGGCTTCTCGGTCTTCTCCGGCGTCGGCGAGCGCACGCGCGAAGGGAACGACCTCTGGCTGGAGATGAAGGAGTCGGGCGTCATCGACAAGACCGTGATGGTGTTCGGCCAGATGAACGAGCCCCCCGGCGCGCGGCTCCGCGTCGCGCTCACGGGCGTCACCATGGCCGAGTACTTCCGCGATCAGGAGAACCAGGACGTCCTCTTCTTCGTGGACAACATCTTCCGCTTCACGCAGGCGGGCTCGGAGGTATCGGCGCTCCTCGGCCGCATGCCGAGCGCGGTCGGCTACCAGCCGACCCTCTCCACCGAGATGGGGGCGCTTCAGGAGCGGATCACGTCGACCAAGCGCGGCTCGATCACGTCGGTGCAGGCGATCTACGTGCCCGCCGACGACCTGACCGATCCGGCCCCGGCCACCACGTTCACGCATCTCGACGCGACGACCGTGCTCTCGCGGCGCATCTCGGAGCTCGGGATCTATCCCGCCGTGGATCCGCTCGACTCCACGTCGCGGATCCTCGATCCGAACATCGTGGGCGAGGAGCACTACAACCTGGCGCGCGCCGTGCAGAAGATTCTCCAGCGCTACAAGGAGCTCCAGGACATCATCGCCATTCTCGGCATCGACGAGCTCTCGGACGACGACAAGCTGATCGTCGCGCGGGCGCGCAAGATCCAGCGCTTCCTCTCGCAGCCCTTCTTCGTGGCCGAGCCGTTCACCGGCACGCCGGGCAAGTACGTGAAGCTGGAGGACACGATCCGCTCGTTCCAGCGGATCGTC
- the atpH gene encoding ATP synthase F1 subunit delta produces MISVTLGRRYARALLHLAQKHGSLDTAEEELREIAGLARRDVRVRRFFETPGIARAEKIAFLEKSWKPRLSRPVYGLLIVLLRRRRLDHLIVIADEFQKLAEQAKGLSRLQVRTAVPLSEAQAESLTRALTARTGRTIVLTREVDPSLIGGAVVSLDHHVIDGTLATELWRIRRRLLATRVHG; encoded by the coding sequence GTGATCTCGGTCACGCTGGGGCGCCGCTACGCGCGCGCCCTCCTTCACCTGGCGCAGAAGCACGGCTCCCTGGACACGGCCGAGGAGGAGCTCCGCGAGATCGCGGGGCTCGCGCGGCGCGACGTCCGCGTCCGCCGCTTCTTCGAAACGCCGGGCATCGCGCGCGCGGAGAAGATCGCCTTCCTCGAGAAGTCCTGGAAGCCGCGTCTGTCGCGCCCGGTGTACGGGCTCCTGATCGTCCTGCTCCGCCGCCGCCGGCTGGATCACCTGATCGTGATCGCGGACGAGTTCCAGAAGCTGGCCGAGCAGGCGAAGGGACTGAGCCGGCTCCAGGTCCGGACGGCCGTCCCGCTCTCCGAGGCCCAGGCCGAATCGCTGACGCGCGCGCTGACCGCGCGCACCGGACGCACCATCGTGCTCACGCGCGAGGTGGACCCCTCCCTGATCGGGGGCGCGGTCGTCTCGCTGGATCATCATGTCATCGACGGGACCCTCGCGACGGAGCTCTGGCGGATACGCCGCCGGCTCCTCGCCACCCGGGTCCACGGCTGA
- the atpG gene encoding ATP synthase F1 subunit gamma produces MATLREIRTRIRSVRNTAQITKTMEMVSAAKLRRAQTAVESARPYAKLLGEVLQNLAQASGDVLHPAFVRREVRARVIVLVTSDRGLAGAFNANLIRAVEALMRESPRPTRLVLLGKKGYAYFRRRNADVFSFRDDMGGVADWKYAEGLSRDLLDQFLSGAIDEVDLVTTHFKSALSREIVVEPLLPLGSVRAAGTPARDYIFEPGPEEILARIVPYFLAMRLYTALAESAASEHGARMIAMGSATKNANEMIQNLTLHMNRTRQATITREIVEIVGGAEALK; encoded by the coding sequence ATGGCCACCCTTCGCGAAATCCGGACGCGGATCCGCTCCGTGCGGAACACCGCGCAGATCACGAAGACCATGGAAATGGTCTCCGCGGCCAAGCTTCGGCGCGCGCAGACGGCCGTCGAGTCGGCGCGGCCCTACGCCAAGCTCCTCGGGGAGGTGCTCCAGAATCTGGCGCAGGCCTCGGGGGACGTGCTCCACCCCGCCTTCGTGCGGCGCGAGGTGCGAGCGCGCGTGATCGTGCTCGTCACCTCGGACCGCGGCCTCGCCGGGGCGTTCAACGCGAACCTCATCCGGGCCGTGGAAGCGCTGATGCGCGAATCCCCCCGGCCGACCCGGCTCGTCCTCCTGGGCAAGAAGGGCTATGCCTACTTCCGGCGACGGAACGCCGACGTGTTCTCCTTCCGCGACGACATGGGCGGCGTGGCGGACTGGAAGTACGCGGAGGGACTGAGCCGCGACCTGCTCGATCAATTCCTCTCCGGAGCGATCGACGAGGTCGACCTGGTCACCACCCACTTCAAGAGCGCGCTCTCGCGGGAGATCGTCGTCGAGCCGCTCCTCCCGCTCGGGTCGGTGCGCGCCGCGGGAACCCCCGCGCGCGACTATATCTTCGAGCCGGGCCCCGAGGAGATCCTGGCCCGGATCGTCCCCTATTTCCTCGCGATGCGCCTCTACACGGCTCTCGCCGAGTCGGCCGCCTCCGAGCACGGCGCCCGCATGATCGCGATGGGCTCGGCGACCAAGAACGCGAACGAGATGATCCAGAACCTCACGCTCCACATGAACCGGACCCGGCAGGCCACGATCACCCGCGAGATCGTCGAGATCGTCGGCGGGGCCGAGGCGCTGAAGTAA
- the atpA gene encoding F0F1 ATP synthase subunit alpha yields MAFKPEEVSAVLEQEIERYESRLEMESVGTVLQVGDGIARVWGLDDAMSGEMVLFPGDVNGIVLNLEEDNVGVALFGSEEAIKQGDTVRRTGKLASIPVGEAMVGRVVNAIGIPIDGKGPIATTETRSLEGHAPGVVDRQPVNQPVQTGLKAIDSMIPIGRGQRELIIGDRQTGKTAVAIDTILNQKGGDLFCIYVAVGQKDFTVAKVVKILEDHGAMEYTTVVAAGASETAPLQYIAPYTGCAIGEYFRDKGKHALVIYDDLSKHAAAYRQLSLLLRRPPGREAYPGDVFYLHSRLLERAAKLNDKLGAGSLTALPIIETQAGDVSAYIPTNVISITDGQIFLESDLFFAGIRPAINVGISVSRVGGKAQTKAMKKIAGRLRLDLAQYRELAAFAQFGSDLDKATQAQLTRGERMVELLKQGQYQPIPVERQVAIVYAGTNGYLDDLPVTSIRDFEIGLYEFLDQKYADVIHDLRAKYELTDAIETRLKKAIEAYKVEFAARKRKP; encoded by the coding sequence ATGGCATTCAAGCCTGAAGAAGTGAGCGCGGTGCTCGAGCAGGAGATCGAGCGGTACGAGTCCCGGCTCGAGATGGAGAGCGTGGGAACGGTGCTGCAGGTGGGCGACGGCATCGCCCGCGTCTGGGGGCTGGACGACGCCATGTCCGGCGAGATGGTGCTGTTCCCCGGCGACGTGAACGGCATCGTCCTGAACCTGGAAGAGGACAACGTCGGCGTGGCGCTCTTCGGCTCCGAGGAGGCGATCAAGCAGGGCGACACGGTGCGCCGCACCGGGAAGCTCGCGTCGATCCCGGTCGGCGAGGCGATGGTCGGCCGCGTCGTGAACGCGATCGGCATTCCCATCGACGGCAAGGGCCCCATCGCCACCACCGAGACGCGATCGCTCGAGGGTCACGCGCCCGGCGTGGTGGATCGCCAGCCGGTGAACCAGCCGGTGCAGACCGGCCTCAAGGCGATCGATTCGATGATCCCCATCGGACGCGGCCAGCGCGAGCTGATCATCGGCGACCGCCAGACCGGCAAGACCGCCGTCGCGATCGACACGATCCTGAACCAGAAGGGGGGCGACCTCTTCTGCATCTACGTCGCCGTCGGCCAGAAGGACTTCACCGTCGCCAAGGTGGTGAAGATCCTCGAGGACCACGGCGCCATGGAGTACACGACCGTCGTGGCCGCGGGCGCCAGCGAGACGGCGCCGCTCCAGTACATCGCGCCCTATACGGGCTGCGCCATCGGCGAGTACTTCCGCGACAAGGGGAAGCACGCGCTGGTGATCTACGACGATCTGTCGAAGCACGCCGCGGCGTACCGCCAGCTCTCGCTGCTCCTGCGCCGGCCGCCGGGCCGCGAAGCGTACCCCGGGGACGTCTTCTATCTCCATTCGCGGCTCCTCGAGCGCGCGGCCAAGCTGAACGACAAGCTCGGCGCGGGCAGCCTCACGGCGCTCCCGATCATCGAGACCCAGGCGGGCGACGTCTCGGCGTACATCCCGACCAACGTCATCTCGATCACCGACGGGCAGATCTTCCTGGAGAGCGATCTCTTCTTCGCGGGCATCCGCCCTGCGATCAACGTCGGCATCTCGGTGTCGCGCGTCGGCGGCAAGGCGCAGACCAAGGCGATGAAGAAGATCGCCGGACGCCTGCGGCTCGACCTGGCGCAGTACCGCGAGCTCGCCGCGTTCGCGCAGTTCGGCTCCGACCTGGACAAGGCGACGCAGGCGCAGCTCACGCGCGGCGAGCGCATGGTCGAGCTGTTGAAGCAGGGGCAGTACCAGCCGATTCCGGTGGAGCGCCAGGTGGCGATCGTCTACGCCGGCACGAACGGCTACCTGGACGATCTCCCGGTGACGTCGATCCGGGACTTCGAGATCGGCCTGTACGAATTCCTCGACCAGAAGTACGCCGACGTCATCCACGACCTGCGCGCGAAGTACGAGCTGACCGACGCGATCGAAACCCGCCTGAAGAAGGCGATCGAGGCGTACAAGGTCGAGTTCGCCGCGCGGAAGAGGAAGCCTTGA
- the atpF gene encoding F0F1 ATP synthase subunit B, which translates to MDQFVHLNQLLAHALSFIVFFFLVRAAFAAIIYPPMRERKERILAELAGIEKGKAAVEDLKAQYEGHLKRIEAESRDRIQQAVAEGQRVGAEIREIARKEAQETITRAREEIVLERDKARVELKNEVVELAVEIAEKVVREELTPARHQKLLDEFLAGVGEAR; encoded by the coding sequence ATGGATCAATTCGTTCACCTGAATCAGCTGCTCGCGCACGCGCTCAGCTTCATCGTCTTCTTCTTCCTCGTGCGCGCCGCGTTCGCGGCGATCATCTATCCGCCGATGCGGGAGCGGAAAGAGCGCATCCTGGCCGAGCTGGCCGGGATCGAGAAGGGGAAGGCCGCCGTCGAAGATCTCAAGGCCCAGTACGAGGGGCATCTCAAGCGCATCGAAGCCGAGAGCCGCGACCGGATCCAGCAGGCCGTCGCCGAGGGACAGCGCGTGGGCGCCGAGATCCGGGAGATCGCCCGGAAGGAGGCGCAGGAGACGATCACGCGCGCGCGCGAGGAGATCGTCCTCGAGCGCGACAAGGCGCGGGTCGAGCTCAAGAACGAAGTCGTCGAGCTCGCGGTGGAGATCGCGGAGAAGGTGGTCCGGGAGGAGCTCACGCCCGCGCGCCACCAGAAGCTGCTCGACGAGTTCCTGGCCGGGGTCGGCGAGGCGCGGTGA